In a single window of the Pseudorca crassidens isolate mPseCra1 chromosome 9, mPseCra1.hap1, whole genome shotgun sequence genome:
- the SERPINH1 gene encoding serpin H1 translates to MRALLLVSTFCLLARALAAEVKKPAATAAPGPAEKLSPKAATFAERSAGLAFSLYQAMAKDQAVENILLSPVVVASSLGLVSLGGKAATASQAKAVLSAEQLRDEEVHAGLGELLRSLSNSTARNVTWKLGSRLYGPSSVSFAEDFVRSSKQHYNCEHSKINFRDKRSALQSINEWAAQTTDGKLPEVTKDVERTDGALLVNAMFFKPHWDERFHHKMVDNRGFMVTRSYTVGVTMMHRTGLYNYYDDEKEKLQIVEMPLAHKLSSLIIIMPHHVEPLERLEKLLTEEQLKTWMGKIQKKAVAISLPKGVVEVTHDLQKHLAGLGLTEAIDKNKADLSRMSGKKDLYLASVFHATAFEWDTDGNPFDQDIYGREELRSPKLFYADHPFIFLVRDTQSGSLLFIGRLVRPKGDKMRDEL, encoded by the exons ATGCGTGCCCTTCTGCTCGTCAGCACCTTCTGCCTACTGGCCAGGGCCCTGGCCGCCGAGGTGAAGAAACCCGCGGCTACAGCAGCTCCCGGACCGGCTGAGAAGCTGAGCCCCAAGGCGGCCACGTTTGCTGAGCGCAGCGCCGGCCTGGCCTTCAGCCTGTACCAGGCCATGGCCAAGGACCAGGCGGTGGAGAACATCCTGCTGTCGCCTGTGGTGGTGGCCTCGTCCCTGGGGCTAGTGTCGCTGGGCGGCAAGGCGGCCACGGCGTCACAGGCCAAGGCGGTGCTGAGCGCCGAGCAGCTGCGCGACGAGGAGGTGCACGCGGGCCTGGGAGAGCTGCTGCGCTCGCTCAGCAACAGCACGGCGCGCAACGTGACGTGGAAGCTGGGCAGCCGCCTGTATGGGCCCAGCTCGGTGAGCTTCGCAGAGGACTTCGTGCGCAGCAGCAAGCAGCACTACAATTGCGAGCACTCCAAGATCAACTTCCGCGACAAGCGCAGCGCCCTGCAGTCCATCAACGAGTGGGCGGCGCAGACCACCGACGGCAAGCTGCCCGAGGTCACCAAAGACGTGGAGCGCACCGACGGCGCGCTGCTGGTCAATGCTATGTTCTTCAAGC CACACTGGGATGAGAGATTCCACCACAAGATGGTGGACAACCGAGGCTTCATGGTGACCCGTTCCTATACCGTGGGCGTCACCATGATGCACCGAACAG GTCTCTACAACTACTATGATGACGAGAAGGAGAAGCTGCAAATCGTGGAGATGCCCCTGGCGCACAAGCTCTCCAGCCTCATCATCATCATGCCCCACCACGTGGAGCCCCTGGAGCGCCTTGAGAAGCTGCTGACCGAAGAGCAGCTGAAGACCTGGATGGGGAAGATTCAGAAGAAGGCTGTTGCCATCTCCCTGCCCAAGGGTGTGGTAGAGGTGACCCACGACCTGCAG AAACACCTGGCTGGGCTGGGTCTGACTGAGGCCATCGACAAGAACAAGGCAGACCTGTCTCGCATGTCCGGCAAGAAGGACCTGTACCTGGCCAGTGTTTTCCACGCCACCGCCTTCGAGTGGGACACAGACGGCAACCCCTTCGACCAGGACATCTATGGGCGTGAGGAGCTGCGCAGCCCCAAGCTCTTCTACGCCGACCACCCCTTCATCTTCCTGGTTCGAGACACCCAGAGCGGCTCCCTGCTGTTCATCGGGCGCCTGGTCCGGCCCAAGGGTGACAAGATGCGAGACGAGTTGTAG